AATCGAGTTAAACGAAAGTGTAAATGGGCTGATATTAGAAATAAGAAAAGAGATTGGAAACAATACGACCTCAGATAACGACAGCAGCGGCATTTTAAAGCTTATTGAAACTATACTAAAATCATCTATAGAAGCAAGAGCAAGCGATATCCATATAGAGCCATCAGAAACCCACTGTATCGTAAGAAGTAGGATAGATGGTATGCTAACTGAGAGTTTTATATTTGATAAAGATATATATCCGCCATTAGTAAGCCGTATAAAATTACTTTCAAATATGGATATAGCAGAGCGTAGAAAACCACAAGACGGACGTTTTTCAGCTCAAATTTCAGGACGCGAGTATGATTTTCGTATCTCAACTCTACCTATCTTAAATGGCGAAAGTATAGTTTTAAGGATACTTGATAAATCAAAAGTTATCATCAGCTTAGAAAATTTAGGAATGCACCCGAAAAACTTTGCTAAATTTAAAAACGCTATGCACTCACCTTATGGCATCATACTAGTCACTGGACCAACTGGAAGTGGTAAAACTACGACACTTTATGGAGCTTTGAACGACATAAAAAGTATAGAAAAAAAGATCATAACAGTAGAAGACCCAGTCGAATATCAACTAAATATGATACAACAAGTTCACGTCAATGAAAAAGCCGGTCTAACATTTGCTATGGCTTTGCGTTCGATTTTAAGGCAAGATCCTGATATCATAATGATAGGCGAGATCAGAGATCAAGAAACACTTAGGATAGCTATCCAAGCAGCTCTTACTGGACACTTAGTCTTTTCTACTTTACACACAAACGACGCTATTTCCGCTATAATCCGCATAATAGACATGGGTATAGAAAGCTATCTAGTAAGCGGTGCGCTTATAAGCATAGAAGCCCAAAGACTAGTTAGAAGACTATGCCCAAATTGCAAACAAAAGATAACTCTTCCAAACAATGTTCTTGAAGATATCAAAGAGTATCTGCCACAAAACTATGAATTTTATAAAAGCGTAGGTTGCAAACAGTGCTCTGGAACTGGATTTTTAGGCAGAGAAATGATTAGCGAAATACTACCTATAAGTGATAAAATTCAATCAATGATAGCATCTGGTTCATCAAAAGAAGATATAAAAAAAGTAGCTTTAGAAGAAGGCTTTATAAATATGTTTCATGATGGTATCATAAGAGCTGCAAACGGTATAACAACGATAGAAGAAGTTTATAGAGTAGCTAGAACATGAAAATTTATGAAATAGAACAGATGATAAACTTTAAGCGGACTAAAGTCATCATAAAAGCAGATAGTCTAAATCAAGCTAGGGCTTTAGCAAAAACACAAAACAATAGCCCAATCTTAAAAATCAATGAGATAAACTCTATCCCGCTTGATGAACAACTAGAACAAGTAAAAGAACAACTAAGCAAATTTTTTTTAAATTCAAAAATAAAAATCCCAAATTTAGTTGCCCTAGTAAGACAGATAAGCGTTATGTCAAATGCAGGAATTTCCATACACGACTGCATAAAAGAAGCCGTTTCTAGTACATCTGATAAAAAACTTAGAGGTATATTTGAAAACGTAAGCATGGACTTAAATGCCGGTATGAGTCTAACTGAGTCGCTCAAAAAATACGAATACGAACTCGGACATATATTTATAGCTATGATTAGGCTTGGAGAAGAAGGCGGAAATCTCTCAGAAGCACTCAAAAAGTTAGCTGATATTTTACAAGAAGTATGGGATAATCAAAAGAAATTTAAAAAAGCTATAAGATATCCTATCACCGTCATAGTAGCTATAATAATAGCTTTTGTTTTACTTATGGTCGTAGTAGTGCCGAAATTTAGAGAAATTTTCGAGCAACTAAATGCTACGCTTCCACTGCCTACCATAATCTTACTAAATATAGAATACGTCCTTAGTAATTTTGGGCTATATATGCTTGGCGGAATCATTGTTTTGATTTTTCTTATCAAGAAATTTTATAAATCAAATAGCGAATTTAAATTTCTATCCGATAAATATCTACTAAAAGTTTATCTGATAGGAGATATAATACATCTTGCGACTATGCATAGATTTAACCTTGTATTTTCCGAGCTAGTTAAGGCTGGTATCCCTGTAGTAAATGCTTTAGACGATGCGTGTTTGACTATACAAAACTCATATATAAAAGATAAGATGTCAAACGTAAAAATAAGCGTCCAGCAAGGAAATTCGCTAAATTCAGCATTTAGAGACACAAAACTTTATGAAAGTATGCTTATACAAATGATAAGCGCAGGGGAGAAAAGTGGTAGTTTAGACTCTATGCTAGAAAAAGTTACGGATTATTATAAAGATAAATTTGATAATATCATAGATAATATATCAAGCTACGTAGAGCCGATACTGCTTGTATTTATAGCGTGTGCGGTCATACTTTTAGGACTTGGTATTTTTATGCCTATGTGGGATATGACAAACGCCGTAAAATAAATTTAATTTATCTTATTTATAAATCGGCTAATCAAATTTATACTATTTTTTTAAAATGTCTTATTTTTCTCAAAGAAAAATAAGCAAAACCTATCATAAATATTCTTTTTTCGCTCTACATGTTCAAGAGAAAATTTGATGAAGTCTTTTTGATAAATTTTTATTTAAAAATCATTTTCTTCCATAGTATTTAGGTGATAACAAAAAGTTATAAGACCCATTCAGCAAGAGATTTGATAATATATTTTTTAATTTATCAAATAAAATCAATATCTCTTATATGTTATTTATAGAAGAACTTAGCGCTAAGATAATTTTAGCTGTTTAAAAGCTTTTTAGCAAATTCACTCATTCTTTTGCCATCGCAGCTTGCGCCAAATTCATCTTTAGCTACTTTCATTAGGGCTCCTAGATCTTTTATAGAGGCAAAACCATTTTTTGATATGATGGCTTTAAGCCCCTCTTCTACTTCGTTATCGCTTAATTGTTTTGGAAGATATACGCTTATAATGGCTATTTCTTCGAGTTCTTTTTGAGCGAGATCGTCTCTATTTCCCGCTTTATACTGGGTTGCCGATTCGTTTCTACGCTTTATCTCAGTTTGAAGAATAGAAAAAATTCGCTCATCACTAAGCTCTACTCTTTCATCAACTTCGATTTGTTTAAATGCTGAATTTATCATTCTTAAAGTATCACGACGAAAATTATCTTTATTTTTCATCGCCTCTTTAATGTCGTTTAAAATTTGCTCTTTTACACTCATTTTTACTCCTTTAAATTTAATAATTTAAGCTTAGCACCAACTCCTATGCCTTCTCTAAGCCCATCATCAATGACGATAAAAGGTACTTTAAATTTAGATATCATAGAAGACATTAGCCAAATTCCAGCTATAACAAGCTCTACTCTATCATCTCCAACTAGCAAATCCGGATCTTTTGCGGCGCATAATATCCGCCTCGCATCATAAAAATCATTCATATCTAAAACCATACCATTTATCAGCCTTGCATCGTAATCATCATATTTTAATCCTAGCTTAAGTGCTGCTACACTTGTAGGAACTCCAGAAGTCAAGATGATATTTTCAAATTTAAAACCATCTATAAACTTTACAGCTTCATTAGTTTTTATTTTTGCAAATTTAGCAAATTTATCACTATCTTTTATATCAAAGTCGCATTCTTGCCAAAATCTAACTATGCCAAACTTAAAACTAGCAAAATTATCTCCAAAACTTATCTCAGTACTAGCTCCACCAAGATCTATAAGCAGAGATTTTTCTATATTTACTCCGAGCTTTTTCGCCCTATTTTCCACGCCTAGCCTAGTAAGTTTTGCCTCAAGAAATCCACTTATAATGTTGAAGTTTATACCCAAATCACTAGATATGAATTCAAAAAAGTCTTTGGCATTTTTAGCTAGTCTAAAAGCCTCTGTTGCGACTGCAATATTTAAATTTGAGTCAAAATCAAACCTACTTTTTAGCTGAACCAAAGCATCATAAATCCTTTTCTTAGCTTGATCGCTAAGCCCTTTATCGCTTAAATTTCTAGCAGATCCTACTATTTTTTCATAAGCCTGGACTACTTCAAGCTCATCATTCATCAAACAAGCTCTAAGAGTATTTGAGCCTAGATCGATACAGATCAATTTTTTATCCTTAAGTATTTTTTTATCGCTAGCTCTTTTTGTTGCTCTATAAATTTACCTAGCTCTTTTGATTTTAGCCCATTAGCCTTGCTTATATCTATAACTGGACTAAATTTTTTATCATAAAAACCAAGTTCTTTTGCTAAACTTATCCTTTTTTTAGTATTTAGCCCAAGCCACTGCGATAAACTCATATTTAGAGATATTTTCATCATATCAAATTTAGTACATCTTTTTAAAAATGGCTCGTTAATTAGCCTACGATAAAACTTTCCCAAACTTAAACTTGATAAAATTTGTTTTGGATCAAGCCTATACTCGCCTATGAGATCATACAAAAAAACTCTACTATCTTGCAATAAAGCAAAATGTTTTTCCACTTTTTTACCAAATTTAGCGCTGAGTTTTACTCCAAAAAGTTTTTTGTCTAAGCCTAAGTCCATAAGCAACCCAACTCCATAAGCTTGATGTTCTGCTTTGAAAAATTTCTCAAGCTCCTGGCGTTTTCGCTCTAAACTCAAGTCGCTTATGTCGATACTTTGCATTATTTTTAAACTATTATTATCTGCCCTTAAGGCAAATCTAGCCGCAAACTGCACAGCTCTTAACACTCTAAGGCTATCATCTTTGAAGCTATTTTCATCTACAACTCTTAAAGTGTTACTCTTTAAGTCTTGTTTGCCACCCCAAAAGTCAAGAATTTCGCCGGTAAAAATATTTAGCATTATGGAATTTATCGTAAAGTCACGCCTTTTACTAGCGATCATTTCATCATTACAGTAAAAAACGTCAAAAGCTTTATGCCCTACACCATTTTTACTCTCGATTCTAGGAAGGCTTAGATCAAAGTTTTTAAATTTATATACAAAGTAGCTTTTACCTACACCACTAGCGCCGATATCTTTCATCAAATCATCAAACTTATCGCTAGAAATATCATATATTTCTATATCAAAGTCGCTATTTGGCAAGCCAAGCAACAGATCTCTGACACATCCGCCTACCAAATAAGCACGTTTTGTATGTTTTTTTAGGAATTTTATAAGAGCGCTTAACTCGTTATTTTGAGATAAGTTTAAGGCGATTTTCGACATTTGCAAGCAAAAACTCTAAAAACTTGATAGTAATATCAAGTCTAAGATCTAAATTTGTACTTTCTGTGCTGTTTAATCCATCAAAAAGTACGCTTATACGCTCTTTTAGATTTTGTAAAAATATAATCTCACTGCTGATCTTGCTATCAAAATCCTGCGTGTTTTGGATAGACTGTTTGCTTAAGGTCATCTGCTCTTTTGGCTCGTCTTCAGATATGAAAAAAGGTTCTTTTCGCACTTGCTCTTCAGCTTTAGCTTTTTGCATATCTTCAAGCTTTTGGATTTTTTCTAGTTCGGCAGCGACCTCATCTATTGTGATCTTTGCGATATCTTCAAGTTTCATATTTTTACTAGCCACCTTTTAAATTCTCGTATTTCTTCTTCAGTTTTTAAATTTAAAAAAAACTCAAGCATTTGCGAATTTGCCTGAGTATTTTTACGTCTTAAACCACTAAGTCTTCTTATAGCAGAACTTGCCTCTTTGTTGGTAGGATCGGCTTTTAAGATATTTTTATAAACCTCAAGAGCGTCATCTCTAAGACCTTGATTTTCATAAATAAGTGCTTCAGTTATCGTATTTTTCATATTTTCTTTACATAATCACTAATTATAGAGCCAATCTCGCTTGTAGTGCATATCTCTTTGGCATCAAATTTGGCTATATCTTTTGTTCTGTATCCATCTTTTAACACTGCGCGAACTGCTTTTTCTATGGCATCAGCCGCATCATTTTCATTAAATGCGTATTTTAGCATCATAGCAGCTGAAAGTATCATAGCTATAGGATTTGCGATTCCTTGCCCTGCGATATCAGGAGCACTTCCATGTATAGGCTCATAAATCCCTACTTTTCCACCAAGCGACGCACTAGGAAGCAACCCGATAGAACCACATATCATACTAGCTTCATCGCTAAGTATATCACCAAATAAATTCTCAGTTAAAATAACGTCAAATTGTGCTGGATTTCTCACTAGCTGCATAGCAGCGTTATCCACATACATAAACTCTAAGCTTACTTCAGGATAGTCTTTTGCGACTTTTGTAGTCACTTCTCTCCAAAGTTGAGATGTTTCTAGTACGTTTGCTTTATCTACCATACAAACTTTTTTATCTCTTTTAAGGGCTACTTCAAAAGCGATCTTAGCTATCCTTTGTATTTCACTTGTGCTATATACCATAGTATTATAAGCTCTATCTTCTTCTTTTTTTCTAGGCTCACCAAAATAAAGACCACCAGTAAGCTCACGAACTACTAGTAAATCGACATCTTGTAAAACTTCAGGCTTTAAAGTAGAAGCATTTATAAGCTCGTCAAATATAAGAGCTGGACGTAAATTTGCATAAGCCCCAAGCGATTTTCTTATCTTTAAAAGTCCGCTTTCAGGGCGAAGATTTCTAGGAAGAGAGTCCCATTTTTCACCACCAATAGCCCCAAAAAGCACAGCATCACTTTTTAAAGCAGCATCCAAAGTCTCATCAGGAAGTGGAACGCCAAAAACATCAATGGCAGCTCCACCCATTAAAAAATATTCGTAGTTTAACTCAAACCCAAATTTCGCACTCACGCTATCGAGAACTTTTATCGCTTCGTCTGCTATTTCTGGCCCTATGCCATCACCTTTTATAACACATACATTATATCTTTTCATAGCTCAACCTCTATTAAATTTACATTATAAACTTTTTTTAGCATAGTTTATAAGTCCGCCAGATCTCACAAGCTCTTGCATAAACTCAGGAATCGGTTCAAATTTATACTCTGTTTTTTGAGTTAAATTTTTGATTATTCCTTCGCTAAAGCCTATTTCTAGCTCATCACCTTCATTTATCTCATCTGTTCTTTGACATTCTAGTATCAAAAGTCCTGTATTAAAGCTATTTCTATAAAAAATTCTCGCAAAAGACTTTGCGATTACCACACTGATACCAGCTGCTTTTAGTGCTATTGGAGCGTGCTCACGACTACTTCCGCAGCCAAAGTTCTCTCCAGCTACGATTATATCGCCTTTTGTAACTTTACTATAAAAATCCTTATCTGCATCTTCCATTATATGTTTTGCTAATATTTCTGGATCGCTTGTATTTAAATATCTTGCGGCGATTATTATATCAGTATCAATATTATCTTTAAATTTCCATACTTTTGACATATTTTTCCTTTAAAAATTTGGTCGATTATATCAAATTTAAACTTAAAATCGCTCAATTATCATCATAACTGCTATGATAGCTATCAAGACCGCACTTACTCTTTCTATCAGATAAGCTTTTGTTTTAAGCAGTTTTTTAAACGCGACTCCGCCAAGAGCATAGATATTAAAGTCGATGATCTCTATAAACATCAAGACAAATATCATCATATACAGCCTGATACCAAAGGGCGAAACGCTATCTATAAAGAGCGGAAATAAAGCAGTAAAAAACGCCCACGCCTTTGGATTTGATACTGAGCTCATAAAGCCTTGCCAAAACAGAGCTTTAGAGCTTATATCTTTTGCTTTTTCATCAAGGTTAAATTTGCTTCCAAGAAACATTTTATAGCTCAGATACAAAAGATAAATAGCACATATAATGGTAAAAATTTGAAAAAATATCGGAAATTTAGCCAACACCGCCCCTACTGAAACAGCGCATACAAAAGCGACTATGCCAAGACTTATCGTCGCTCCTGCCATCATAAAAAGCGTTTTTGTATAGCCGACGCTCATACCAAGGCTAAGAGCCAAAGTCATATTTAGCCCAGGAAGTAGCGAGATCGCCCAAAAAGTAGTTATAAAAAGCAACCAGTCCATAATAACACCTAAAAAGATTTAAACGCGTCAAAAAGCATCCAAACTCCAAGTAGTAAAAACATAGTTGCACTGATCTTATTTATAATCTTAAAGTTTGAACTAAAAAACATCTTTACGCTTGAGCCAAAAGTAGCATAGATATTTGTAGCTACAAACTCTATACAAGCTATAACTATGATAAATGCCGCAAAAGTAGAGTTAAAAGGATTATGAATGTCCATAAATTTAGGTAGCAAACTTATCATAAATCCCCATATAAGAGGATCGCCAAAAGAGCTTACAAATCCTTGAAAAACTATAGCTTTTGTGCTTAAATTTCTAACATCTATCTTTATATCACTATCTATTTTAGTAGCCAAAAACATCTTATAAGCTATAAAAAATAGATAAAACGCACCAAAAATCCTAAGAATAGTAAAGAAAAATGGAAATTTAGTTATCAAAAATCCTATCCCAACTCCGCTTAAAAATACCATAGCAGCCAAACAAAAAGTAGATGATAAGATAAATAAAAACGCTCTTTTATAACCTGCGCTAAGCCCGATAGTAAGCGCCATAAGCATATTTAGCCCGGGGCTTAAAGCAGCCAAAAAGAAGCTTGTAATAAATAAAATCCAGTCCATAAAATCACCTTAATTTTTGCGTAGTATTGTATCAAAAACTTATATAAATTCACAACTTTTTAACACTATTTTACAATAATTCCATCAAATTTATAAAAAAGGAAAAAGATGAAAATTTCAAAACCAGTTGGGACAACATCCACGATAGTCACATTTGTAGTAGTAGGGATCACGGGAATTCTTATGTTTTTTGATATAGAATCTAGCGGTATAAAGGTTTTACACGAATATATAGGTATTGCAATGGTGATAGCATGTGTATTGCATATAATGGCAAATTTAACACCGTTTAAAAAGTACTTTGTAGGAAAAAAATTAGCTATAATGAGCGTTTTATTTGTAGCGTCCGTAGTTTTTATAGCCGTTACACCAAATAATCCAAAACCGCCGTTTAAAGAGGTATATCAAAACTTCACAAATCTAAATTTAAGTACTGCAGAGAAAATTTTCGGCACGAATGAAAACTTATTTAATGAATACCTAAATAAAAATGGACTTAAATTTGAAGATATAAGCATAAAAGAATTTGCAACTAAAAATAATATAAAAGAAAACGACTTAGTAAAAGCACTGCTAAGCAAATAAAACAAAGCCACTTATCAAGGGGCTTTATGGCTTAGTGAGTTAAAAAATACTCTCTAATTTTTTTAGGATCATTTGTCTTTGTTAAAGAGAGCATCAAAAGCACTCTAGCTTTTTGTGCATTTAGATTATCGCTTGTCAAAAAGCCGTATTTTACGTCATCTACTTCGCCTTTGTTTGTAGTCTCTCCACTACCTACTCTGCTATCTCTAACGACAACTACACCGCTTTTTACCGCGTTACCTAAAGCTTCAAGCATACTTGGATATGGATTTCCATTTCCCATTCCAGCGTTGATTATGCCTTTTGCTCCATTTTTCACAGCGATATTTACAAAATCAGGATTATCGTTTGAGTGGTTAAATAGTATATCTACTCTAGGTAAAGACTCGATTTTAGTGATATCGAAATCGCTATTTTTTGTATGTTTTCTAGTTGGTTGCATATAAAATTTAGTATTTCCATAAATAACAGTGCCTATTTTACCAGTATTTGGAGAAGCAAAAGCATTTACAGCAGTAGTATTTGTCTTAGCAACTTCTCTAGCGGCGTGAATTTCATCATTCATAACAACCAAAACGCCCTTACCTACTGCTTCTTTATCCATTGCGACATTTACGGCATTATATAGATTTAAAGGACCATCTGCACTTAAAGAGTCTGAGTTTCTCATAGCTCCTACCATAACTATAGGCTTATTGCTTTTAACGACTAAATTTAGAAAATAAGCAGTCTCTTCCATAGTATCTGTTCCGTGAGTGATCACGATACCATCTATATTTTTGCTAGTTAAAAGCTCATTTACGCGTTTTGCTAGTTTTAGCCAAACTTCGTTATTCATCTCTTGAGAGCCGATATTACTTACTTGTTCGCCTTTTATGGTAGCTATCTCATTGATTTTAGGAACTGCGGCTATAAGTTTATCTACACTAACTGTTCCTGAAGAGTATCTGTTACTAAGAGCGCTTGAAGAACTTCCTGCGATAGTTCCGCCTGTGGCAAGTATATAAATAGTAGGTTTTGCAAAAGTAGCATTTAAAGCTAAAAGCATTAGTATAAAAACCTTTTTTTAAGACATGGATTTTTAATACATTAACAATCCAAAATCCAAAGCCTTGATTTTGTAAGTGTAATTATACAATTTAATAAAATTCAAGTCAAATCATATAACGCTGTCATCTTCAAATTCGTAGTAAGTTTTACCTATATTTTTAGTAGTTTTCGCACCTAGTTTTTTTAAATTTTCAAATCTTCCAAGCAGATTTCCTCTGCCTTCACTAAGAGTAGTTTGACACTCTCCAAAAGTTTTATTTAATGTATTTAGCTGATTTTGGATCTTCTCAAAACTATCTGTAAATATACTAAATTTATCATATATTTTTCCAGCTTCAGTGAGAATTCTCATAGCATTCTCATCGCTTTTTAAATTTCTCCAGCATATATAAACGGTTTTTAAAGCCATAAGCAAAGTAAGCGGAGTCGTTATAAAAATGCCTCTTTCATAAGCATACTCATATATTGTGCTGTCTTGATTTAAAGCCGTGTAAAATATAGCATCATTTGGAACAAACATAAATATATATTCATACGTTTTAGTGTCATAGTCTTGATACTCTTTTGAGCTAAGTAACTCAATGTGTTTTTTAACATCATTTGAAAGCGCCTTTGCAAACTGCGTTTTTTTGGCTTCATCGCTTTCGTTAAAATACGCATTATAATTCACCAAAGAGCATTTTGCGTCGATAATTGCTTTTTTACTATCACCAAAATCAACGACTACATCAAGATATTTTTGTGCTCCATTTTTATCTTTATAAGCGACTTGCTTAAAATAATTTTTATTTAGCTCTAGTCCGCTAGCACTAAGCACGCTATCAAGCTGTATCTCACCCCAGTTGCCAAGAACTTTTTTATTGCCATTTAGCGCCTCGGCGAGATTTTTAGCTTGAGTCATTATATTTTTGGTTTCACTTTTGAGATTTTCAAAATTCGTTTTAAATACAGTGCTTGTATTTATGCTCTCTTTTTGGTATTTTTCTATCTCGTTTTTGAGCGGATTTATAAGATTTTCAAGGATCTTTTGTGAGTTTTCGCTAAGCGTTTTACTATTTAAATTTAAAAGATGTTGGCTCATCTCTTTGGTTTTTAGCTCAAAATACTCTCTCGTTTTTAAATCTAGCTCGTCTTGTCTTGCTTTTAATTCTAAATTTATATGAATTTGTTCATCAAATTTAGTTTTTAGTTTTTCTTTTTCTATCTCACTTTGTGTTTTTTGCTCATTTAGGTTTTGAATTTTGTTTTCCAAACTCAGCAGTTTAGCTCTATTTTCATCAAGTTTGATCTGTAAATTTAAAAATCTCTCATTTTGCAATTTAAGTTCAAATTTAAGCTTATTTGTATGAAAGAATTGATATAAAACCAAAACTAAAAGAGCAGAGATAACAGCAGATAAAAGTATATAAATTTCCATATTTTTCCTATATTTTATTTTTAAGAAAATTATATCTTAGATTTTCTTAAAAACTTTGATTTGAGATATCAAAAGTGCTATAATCACAGCATTTACGATACCTTTTGTAAATATACTTTGCATATTGATTTTTGCCATATACGTCAAAAATGGTAAATTTTCTATACAAAACTACAAAAAATCAGCTGGTTGGATTTATGCAAGTTTTAATTAAATTTATTATTTTATATATTTTGTGTATGTAGATGATCCCCAAAAAAGGGGATCAAAGTGGCTTACATCATACCGCCCATGCCACCCATACCGCCCATATCAGGCATTGCTGGCATAGCAGGTTTGTCTTCTTTTATATCACTAACAGTAGCTTCTGTAGTAAGTAGCAAGCTTGCTACGCTAACTGCATTTTGAAGAGCAACCCTTTCAACTTTAACAGGATCGATGATACCTGCTTCAAACATATTTACGTATTCGCCATTAGCCGCGTTAAATCCATAGTTCGCATCACTGCTTGTTTGAACTGCATTTGCTACGACTCCTGCATCAAAGCCCGCATTTGCAGCTATTTGACGAAGTGGAGCAAAAAGCGCACGTTTAACGATCTCAGCACCGATCAGCTCATCGCCTTTTAGATTTAGACTTACTTTGTTTCCAGCTTTTATAAGTGCTGCACCACCACCTACTACAATGCCTTCTTCTACAGCTGCTTTTGTAGCGTTTAGAGCATCATCTACTCTGTCTTTTTTCTCTTTCATCTCAGTTTCAGTAGCAGCACCGACTTTTATAACAGCAACTCCACCGCTTAGTTTAGCTAGTCTTTCTTGAAGTTTTTCTCTATCGTAGTCGCTTGTTGTCTCAGCGATTTGAGCTTTTATTTGATTGATTCTAGCTTCTATAGAGCTCTTATCGCCTGCACCATTTACGATAGTAGTATTGTCTTTGTCTATCACTACTCTATCAGCACTTCCAAGATCTTGCAAACTAGCGCTCTCTAATGTTCTACCTAACTCTTCGCTTATA
The sequence above is a segment of the Campylobacter hyointestinalis subsp. lawsonii genome. Coding sequences within it:
- a CDS encoding DUF4405 domain-containing protein, producing MKISKPVGTTSTIVTFVVVGITGILMFFDIESSGIKVLHEYIGIAMVIACVLHIMANLTPFKKYFVGKKLAIMSVLFVASVVFIAVTPNNPKPPFKEVYQNFTNLNLSTAEKIFGTNENLFNEYLNKNGLKFEDISIKEFATKNNIKENDLVKALLSK
- the rmuC gene encoding DNA recombination protein RmuC, whose amino-acid sequence is MEIYILLSAVISALLVLVLYQFFHTNKLKFELKLQNERFLNLQIKLDENRAKLLSLENKIQNLNEQKTQSEIEKEKLKTKFDEQIHINLELKARQDELDLKTREYFELKTKEMSQHLLNLNSKTLSENSQKILENLINPLKNEIEKYQKESINTSTVFKTNFENLKSETKNIMTQAKNLAEALNGNKKVLGNWGEIQLDSVLSASGLELNKNYFKQVAYKDKNGAQKYLDVVVDFGDSKKAIIDAKCSLVNYNAYFNESDEAKKTQFAKALSNDVKKHIELLSSKEYQDYDTKTYEYIFMFVPNDAIFYTALNQDSTIYEYAYERGIFITTPLTLLMALKTVYICWRNLKSDENAMRILTEAGKIYDKFSIFTDSFEKIQNQLNTLNKTFGECQTTLSEGRGNLLGRFENLKKLGAKTTKNIGKTYYEFEDDSVI
- a CDS encoding type II asparaginase, with amino-acid sequence MLLALNATFAKPTIYILATGGTIAGSSSSALSNRYSSGTVSVDKLIAAVPKINEIATIKGEQVSNIGSQEMNNEVWLKLAKRVNELLTSKNIDGIVITHGTDTMEETAYFLNLVVKSNKPIVMVGAMRNSDSLSADGPLNLYNAVNVAMDKEAVGKGVLVVMNDEIHAAREVAKTNTTAVNAFASPNTGKIGTVIYGNTKFYMQPTRKHTKNSDFDITKIESLPRVDILFNHSNDNPDFVNIAVKNGAKGIINAGMGNGNPYPSMLEALGNAVKSGVVVVRDSRVGSGETTNKGEVDDVKYGFLTSDNLNAQKARVLLMLSLTKTNDPKKIREYFLTH